GAGCCACTGCACGACGGTGCCGGCATTGAAAAGGCTGCCCTCCAGGCAGTAGGTGGCAGCACCCTTGTCATCTGTCCAGCCGAGAGTGCTCAGAAGCCCGGCGTCACTGCGCTTGATCTCCGTCCCGGTGTTGATCACCAGGAAGGCACCGGTTCCGTAGGTGCATTTGGCTTCTCCTGGTTCCAGGCAGAGTTGTCCGAGGGTTGCAGCTTGCTGGTCGCCAAGGAGTGCACAGATCGGCACTCCGGCGAAGGGGCAGTCGCTGGCGATCGCTCCGAAGTCACCGCGGCAGGGCACCAGATCAGGTAGGGCGCTGGTGGGGAGCCCAATGTGATCGCAGAACGCGGGTACCCATTGGCGTTGCTCAAGATCCATGAGCAGGGTGCGACTGGCATTGCTCATGTCCGAGCAGTGGCGGCGTGCCCCGCTCAGGTGCCACAGCAGCCAGCTTTCCACCGTCCCGAAGCAGAGGTCTCCCTGGGCTGCTGCGCTGGAGGCTTCGCCGTGGTGCTGGAGCAGCCAGTGGATTTTGCTGGCGCTGAAATAAGGGTCGAGCATCAGGCCTGTGCGGGTCCTCCAGTCCCGTTCCAGTCCCTCCCTTTTCCAGGCTGCGCAGACATCTGCAGTGCGGCCGTCCTGCCAGACCAGAGCTGGCCCACAGGCAGAGCCATCGCTGCGGCGCCAAAGGATGGTGGTTTCGCGCTGATTGGTAATGCCACACGCCACCACAGCCTGGCGTTGCTCTGTGGTGATCGTCTGCTCGAGACGCGCCATGGCCTGTCGCTGACTGGCCCAGATCTCCATGGGCACCTGTTCGACCCAGCCATCCGCTGGGTAGTGGATGTTCAGGGGGGCTGAGGCGCTGGCCACAGCCTGCCCCTGCGCATCAAAGAGAACAGCGCGTGAACTGCTGGTGCCTTGATCCAGTGCCAGCAGGAGGGGCGGACTAACCATGGCACTCCTGTTTTTTAAGTGCTAGCGGTGGTGATGCCCGGCTGCAAAGACCATGCTTCGGGATGTCTCAACGGCGAGCACACCCGCTTGGGTGACTGAAGCCGTGGTTTATCAGGTTTTTCCTGATCGATTTCGGCGCAGCGGAAGGGTGAAGGCGCAATCCAGCCTCGTCTTGCAGCCCTGGGGCACCAGCCCTCAGCAGCAGGGGTTTCAGGGGGGTGATCTCCATGGCGTGATCGATGCTCTCGATCACCTGCAGGAGCTGGGTGTCACCTGTCTGTATCTCACCCCTGTGTTCAGTTCCGCCGCCAATCACCGCTATCACGCCTACGACTATTTCCAGGTGGATCCTCTACTGGGGGGGGATGCTGCTCTGGATGCCTTGATCAGAGCGCTGCATGGCCGCGGCATGCGCCTCATCCTCGATGGTGTGTTCAATCACTGCGGCCGCGGCTTCTGGGCTTTTCACCATCTGCTGGAGAACGGCCCATCGTCCCCCTACCGGGACTGGTTCACGGTGCATCAGTGGCCCCTGATCCCCTACCCCCGTAAGGGGCAGTCGTGCGGGTACAGCTGCTGGTGGAATGATCCGGCGCTACCCAAGTTCAACCATGCCAATCCAGCGGTTCGTGACCACCTGCTGACGGCGGGGCGGCACTGGCTTGAACGCGGTATCGATGGGTGGCGCTTGGATGTTCCGGATGAGGTTCCCCATGCGTTCTGGGTCGATTTCCGCCGCATGGTGAAGGACGTCAATCCGAACGCATGGATTGTTGGAGAGATCTGGGGAGACGCCCGCCCCTGGTTGCAGGGCGATCAGTTTGATGGCGTGATGAATTACCGCCTGGGCTGGAGCAGCTTGTGCTGGGCTGCTGGTGCCAGGTTGAGGCCGGGTTATCGCAATCCGATGTATCCGCTTAACCGTCTGGATGGGGAGGGTTGGATCGCCTGCGTGAACCAGACCTTGGGTTGGTATTCCCCTGAGGTGAACCGCAGCCAACTCAACCTGCTCGACAGTCACGACGTTCCCAGGGCTCTACACACCCTGCGGGGTGACGCCAAAGCACTGCGACTGGCGTTGCTCCTGTTGTGCCTCCAACCTGGAGCACCCTGCCTCTACTACGGCACGGAGGTGGGTTTAAGCGGAGGTCCAGAGCCAGCGTGCCGTGAGGCCTATCCCTGGTCGGGACCTGTCCCTGAGGACCTCCGGCAGATGGTGAAGGATCTGTTCGGGCTGAGGCAATCGCTGGCTGGCCCTATCGCGGACGGCTGGACTTGGTGCGTGCAGGGTGAGGACGGTTTGTTGGGGCGGTCTCGCCGCAGTCCCACTGTGTCGGTGCTGATCAACCGCAGTCGCCGCCGCCGCCTCACGTGCCCAAAGAACGTGGCAAACGTTCTTTGGGGTGCCGGAGCGATCGATGTCGGTGATCAGGCGCTGGGCCCGCAATCAGCTGTTGTGTTCTCCTCGGTGCCCGGAGAGGAGATAGAAGCCCTTGTCGAGACTTGAACTCGAGACCTCTCCCTTACCAAGGGAGTGCTCTACCGCTGAGCTACAAGGGCATGTGGTGGATGGGCCGGGTTGGATTTGAACCAACGTAGGCAGAGCCAGCGGATTTACAGTCCGCCCCCATTAACCACTCGGGCACCGACCCGAACCACACCGGAAGAACTTACCAGCTCACATGACTGGGGTGGTCGATACGATCAGGGGCCAGCGTTCCTGCGGGTGATGCGTCTGCTGCTACTCAACGGCCCCAACATCAATCTTCTGGGGCAGCGGGAACCTGGTCTTTACGGGCACCAGACGCTCCATGACATTGAAACGCGCTTGAGTGATCGGGCCACCGCGGCCGAGGTGCACCTCGAAACGTTTCAAAGCAATTTTGAGGGTGCTCTGGTGGAACGGGTCCATCAGGCGATGGGCTCGGTGGACGGAATCCTGATCAATGCGGGTGCCTATACCCACACCTCTATCGCCCTGCGCGATGCTCTTCTGGGGGTTGCGATCCCGTTTGTGGAAGTTCATTTGAGCAATATCCATGCCCGCGAGACCTTCCGTCACCACTCCCATCTCGCCGACTGTGCCCTGGGCGTGGTGAGTGGTTTCGGCGCCTTCAGTTACGACATGGCTTTTGACGGCTTGGTGAACCATCTCAGAGGAATGAAGGCATGACCCTCGCCAGTTCAACGCTGGGCCGCTCAGGCCCAGAGATTGCCTCGATCCGCTGGTTGGCAGCTCCCACCAGCGAGTGCTGGGTTGAGCAGGCCAACGCCAGGCCCATGGAGGTGTTGATCGACCATGCCCACTGCGAGCGCAAGGCAGCGGGATCGGCGGTTCAGTTGATGTTCCGTTATCTCTGTGAACCGGGTCTGGGCGAAGTCCTTAGCCCTTTGGCGCGGGAAGAGCTTGAGCATTTTGAGCAGGTGCTTGGGCTGCTCAAGTCCAGGGGGCGCTACCTCGAACCGCTCCGTTCACCTGCCTACGGAGCCCTTCTGGCCAAGCAGGTTCGACGGGGGGAGCCCGAGCGCATGCTGGATTCTTTCCTGATCGCAGGCTTGATTGAGGCCCGAAGCCACGAACGCATGGCATTGCTGGCCCAAAACAGTCCGGACCCGGGGCTGAGAGAGCTCTACGGCGGCCTGTTAAAGAGTGAAGCGCGTCACTTCGGTCTCTATTGGGTGCTGTGTGAGCAGCGCTATTCGCGTGATGTGATCATTCCCAGGCTGGAGCAGCTTGCAGCGGCAGAGGTTGATGCCCTGAGAGGGGATTTGAGCTGCCCTGAGGACGTGCGCATGCATTCCGTTGGTGTGATCGCTTGATGCAGTGCGTCCTGCTTGAGAACTGATAGCTTCCTGGCACCGAATTTCTGATAATGAGCGGATCAGCTGGGCATGGTTCGGAACGAGAATCAGGGGCTTTTCAGCCGCTGACTCCTGCTGAAGTTGGCGATGGAGCTGTTTGGACGTTTCGAGACTTTCGCCGTTATCTCCGCGACGTCACCCGTCGGGACCCAGGCCTTGTGACTGACTACTCCGTTCATCTTCCGGAGGACGACAATTACGACACCCATGAGATTTATGCCGGCCCTGACGGGATGGTGTATTTCACACAGCGAATGCATGACCGAGCCGGTCGATTCACTTTGGATGGACGGGTGGAGTTGTTCGATTTGCCTCAAGGCTCAAGACCCCATGGCCTTCGTTTCAGCAGTGATGGACGTTGGTACGTCACTCTTGAAAACTTCGATCAGTTGGTGGAGCTCAGCAAAGCGGATGGATCGATTCTGAAAACCTACAGCGTGGCTTTTGATGATCCAGCTTCAGAAGGGGTTGTTGGCCCTCATGGGTTTGCGATCGATCGCCAGGACAGGCTCTGGTATACGGGGCGAACATCTGATGTGCTTGGTTGGGTTGATCCAAAGAGTGGTGAGCATCGACAGTTTGTGTTGGAGACACGATCGCTGATAGCCCCGAATTACGATCACGAGCTCGTTAAGCCAGCTGCCAGTGCGCCTATCAATATCGAATTTGATGACAAAGGTAATGCCTGGTTTGTTAATCTGCAAACCAGTGAAATCGGTCGGATTGACGAACAAAATCAGCTAAGTCTTTTTAAAATTGAGGGCTTTGAAACTGACAATACACGTCCGATTAATGTTTTTCAGGGGCCCTTGGGTTACATCTGGGTCACGATCGAAGGTGATAACAGCAGCTCGGTAACAGGTACTCAACAAAGTCTGGGTGGAATAGCCCGCTTTGACCCTGAAACAGAATCCTTCAAGGCTTATCCTCAAACCCTCTCCAAGGGAGCGGGAGGTGTTCTGGGTGTAGCCCCACACACAGTTTGGTTTCAGTATCAAGAACAGGCACTCGTTGAGCTGGCCGTGGATGAAGCTGGTCGTATCGAGCAATCCACAAAAGCACTTCCCGATATTGGCAAGCGGGTGATGCACCGCATGGCCCAGGGGCCTGACGCCAACATCTGGTTCACCAGTCTCCATGCCGATGTGGTGAGCCGTCTGGTCACGCATCAGCAGGGTTTGCCGGTGTATGCCTTTGCCGACGCTGCATCCAGTGAGCAATACCTCTCAGCCCTACCGCAGGAGTGGACTGAGCTTCAGGCTGAAAGTTCTTCCTATGGAGATCCGGATCCTCTATTCCTGAGTTCATTGCAAACAGCCAATGCCACGGCGACATGGCGTTTCCAGGATCGTGTGACTGGTCAAACCGTTTGGACCATCGATCCCTCTGAGCAGGCTGAGTGGGCAACGAATGGCCGCTATGACCTGCAGGGTTATGACTTCCATGTTTTCGATGATGCGAACGATGCAGACGGTCTGATTCCTATTTATCGAGCTGTTGATGGGTCGAGTGGGGCTCTTACTTGGTACACCGATCCCAGTGATGTTTCATCAGAAATTCATGACGCGGATTCTGTGGCTTGGTATGCCCATGCAATGCCAAGGAATGCCACATACGTTTAGGACATCAACTCGGTCCTAAATTCATCCAAAGTCCTTTCGCTTTGGCGAGGGCTAGAAAAATGTGCTGCCCGTGATCCAGGCCTGAAAGGGCGCTCTAGCTCCTTCTAGAAGTGCCATGTAGCTCGTGCTGAAGATGCCCGCAAAAGTGATGAAAACTCCGATTGCAATCAGCAGTTCGTAGACATTCTGAGTGCTCTCGGTTCCTGGTCTTGGAAGGGTGCGACGACGAGCCATGGAATCTCCTATGCCCCTTTGTTATGAACATCATTCCTCGGCTGCGCCGTTGAAACGAGTGATTGTCAATAAGTCATTACCTTGTAAAGGCCTATGAACCAACAACGCTTCAGCCTTGCGAGAAATGAAGATTGTTGTTGATCGGTGTCGTGATTGTGAAGTCTTTTAGGGCCCATTGGGCGCTTCGTTGTGGAGGGCTTAGCAGGCGCTGCTGTCTCCAGCCCCTCAAAAGATGAGGGCGCTCGCCCGGAAACGTTTCGCCACGCGAGTCCAAAAGAAGTCTGAAGAGATGCGCCAGTGGTCGCGTGGCAGTTCTAGGATTGACCCAATTACTGTTGGTTGCCAGGTGTCTGACCCCGTAACGGCTGTTGCCGACTCTCTGCAAGCGCTGCGCAACGGCACGACCGACGAGCAGTGGGATGGCTTGAAAGCCAACCCATTGGTGCGCGATTTGATCAGTCGATGTGCCGATCTGGAGGCAGCCTGGTTGATCAGCGATCAGCCCGCTGTTGATGGTGTTTGCGGCCGCCGAGGCAAAGTGCTGAGGTCTTCAGTAGACGCCCGTTTGCTGCTTGCCGCCTAACGCGGAGCAAGAGAAACCAAGAAACCCGCGGGCGATGTTGCCTTGCAGCAGTGCTCGTTTAAGAGCAAAACTTTTGAGTGCGTTGGCTTCCGTGCCTTAGAGCATTGGATGCCGTTCGGCGATTGGATCGCCTGTGAAGTTGGCGACCCAGCCGTTGGGGTTGTTGAAAAAACGAACTGCGCAGAAACAAGGCTTTTCGCCCATGTCAAACCAGTGCCGGGTTCCAGCAGGCACGCTGATCCAATCGTTGGTTTCGCACGTCACCTGAAGCACTTCGCTTTTGATATGCAGACAAAACAGGCCGCGTCCTTCCACGAACAGGCGCACCTCGTCTTCAGCATGGGTGTGTTCGCTTAGGAATTTCTGGCGTAAGGCGTCTCGATCTGGATGATCCGGCTGCATCCGGATGGCATCAACCGTGGGGTAATCGCCGAGGGCCTGGATCTGTTGAATCTCTACGGCATAGGCCGAGAGAATGGTGCTCTGATCGGCATCATGCGCAAGCTTCGCCCTGCTCACGCAGCGATCAAAAGCGATGCCCCGCAGGCTTAGTTCTTGTTGGATGCGAGCCGGATCGTCCGTGCTGAAGACTGGCTCGCCTCCTTGCTCGGAGTAGATGCTGAGCTCACTCATGGCTTCGAGTCCTGTCTGGGGTGTTCTCGGTGGCGTTGTTTCAGCATGCTGGACCGGTTGCTGCCTTCTTCCCAACGTTGCTCAATTCTTCAGGGCCATCGTCGACTTCCCTCACGCTTGTGGGTGTAGGCCCCGGAGATCCGGAGTTGCTCACGATTGCTGCTGTGCGGGCTTTGGAGCAGGCGGATGTGGTGGCTCATCCCATCGGCCGGGAGGGAGGCACAGGGATGGCGCTCACCATTGCCGAACGTTGGCTGAAGCCTGAACAGCAGCGGTTGCCGCTGCTGTTCCCGATGGTGGCGGAAGCGAGCCCCCGCGTTGATGCATGGCGCAGTGCTGCCGATCAGCTGGCTCAGCTAGTCGGGGAGGGTTTCAAAGTCGTTCTTCTCTGTGAGGGCGATGTTTCCCTGTTCGCGACAGGCAGTTACGTGCAGCTGGCCCTGCGTGAGCGTCATCCTGATCTTCCTTTCAGGCTGATTCCCGGGATTCCTGCGGTGTGTGCTGCTGCAGCTGCCGCACCCGCGCTGGGCTTGGATCTTCCCCTGGCTTTTCAACAGGAAGGCTTTCTCATGCGTCCTTGTCCTGATTCCATTCGTCCACTGGAGACCCTTCTCCAGGTGGCTGAAGAGAACCAAACCGTGCTCGGCCTGATCAAAGTGGGACAGCGCTGGCCCTGGGTCCGCACCGTTCTGCAACGGCGGAACCTTCTCGATCAGGCTTTGTTTGCCCAGCGGGTGGGTTGGCCTGACCAGTGGATTGCCCGCGCTGCCGAGGTATCTGAGGACACGAAACCCTATTTTTCACTTCTGCTCATCCGACAGTCCTGGCCCCAGGTGTTGCCCTGAACGAATCCCTTCTTTTGCTGACTCCTTTGCAGTGGCTGGCGCTGGCGCATCCAGTGCTGATCATTTTGTTTGTGTATCCCGTGATCGGTGCCACCATCCGCCTTGGCATCTTGGCCAGGGAGCGGCGGCTTCAGCTCAATCCCATCGCTGCCACGGTTCCCGTTGAGCATGCGGAGCACGGCCGTTGGGCCACCGGTGGGTTGCTGGTGGCCGTCTTGCTCGCGTTCACCCATGCCTTGGCTTCGGGGCAGGCGAGTGTGGCCCTCTGGAGCACGACGGCTGTTGCTGCCTTTGTGGCTGCTGGTTCATTTGTGGTTCTGTTGCGCACCAGGCGCTTGGTGCCACGGCTGATCGGTGCCTGGGGCTGCTGGCTGATGCTTCTGTTGATTGCTCTGCAACCCCTCCCAGCTGCTGGCGCGGCATTCGGGGAGGCCATGATCTGGCACTCCCATACTTGGGGTGGACTGCTCCTTCTGGCGCTGTTGCTGCTCA
The sequence above is a segment of the Synechococcus sp. PROS-7-1 genome. Coding sequences within it:
- a CDS encoding glycerol kinase GlpK, encoding MVSPPLLLALDQGTSSSRAVLFDAQGQAVASASAPLNIHYPADGWVEQVPMEIWASQRQAMARLEQTITTEQRQAVVACGITNQRETTILWRRSDGSACGPALVWQDGRTADVCAAWKREGLERDWRTRTGLMLDPYFSASKIHWLLQHHGEASSAAAQGDLCFGTVESWLLWHLSGARRHCSDMSNASRTLLMDLEQRQWVPAFCDHIGLPTSALPDLVPCRGDFGAIASDCPFAGVPICALLGDQQAATLGQLCLEPGEAKCTYGTGAFLVINTGTEIKRSDAGLLSTLGWTDDKGAATYCLEGSLFNAGTVVQWLRDGLEIIPTADEVNRLALSVENAAGVMLVPAFTGWGTPHWDPKARGLLIGLTRDSRRGHIARAALEGIALSVAGLVRLAEDAIGHGLGELAVDGGAAASDPLLQAQADSTGLNVRRPSQLESTARGVALLAGLQCDVVPDLQVLLPQRQMNTQLFRPRLDLDQRQTWLRRWDDAVSRSLHWHE
- a CDS encoding glycoside hydrolase family 13 protein encodes the protein MLRDVSTASTPAWVTEAVVYQVFPDRFRRSGRVKAQSSLVLQPWGTSPQQQGFQGGDLHGVIDALDHLQELGVTCLYLTPVFSSAANHRYHAYDYFQVDPLLGGDAALDALIRALHGRGMRLILDGVFNHCGRGFWAFHHLLENGPSSPYRDWFTVHQWPLIPYPRKGQSCGYSCWWNDPALPKFNHANPAVRDHLLTAGRHWLERGIDGWRLDVPDEVPHAFWVDFRRMVKDVNPNAWIVGEIWGDARPWLQGDQFDGVMNYRLGWSSLCWAAGARLRPGYRNPMYPLNRLDGEGWIACVNQTLGWYSPEVNRSQLNLLDSHDVPRALHTLRGDAKALRLALLLLCLQPGAPCLYYGTEVGLSGGPEPACREAYPWSGPVPEDLRQMVKDLFGLRQSLAGPIADGWTWCVQGEDGLLGRSRRSPTVSVLINRSRRRRLTCPKNVANVLWGAGAIDVGDQALGPQSAVVFSSVPGEEIEALVET
- the aroQ gene encoding type II 3-dehydroquinate dehydratase, which encodes MRLLLLNGPNINLLGQREPGLYGHQTLHDIETRLSDRATAAEVHLETFQSNFEGALVERVHQAMGSVDGILINAGAYTHTSIALRDALLGVAIPFVEVHLSNIHARETFRHHSHLADCALGVVSGFGAFSYDMAFDGLVNHLRGMKA
- a CDS encoding tRNA-(ms[2]io[6]A)-hydroxylase; its protein translation is MTLASSTLGRSGPEIASIRWLAAPTSECWVEQANARPMEVLIDHAHCERKAAGSAVQLMFRYLCEPGLGEVLSPLAREELEHFEQVLGLLKSRGRYLEPLRSPAYGALLAKQVRRGEPERMLDSFLIAGLIEARSHERMALLAQNSPDPGLRELYGGLLKSEARHFGLYWVLCEQRYSRDVIIPRLEQLAAAEVDALRGDLSCPEDVRMHSVGVIA
- a CDS encoding acireductone dioxygenase; translated protein: MSELSIYSEQGGEPVFSTDDPARIQQELSLRGIAFDRCVSRAKLAHDADQSTILSAYAVEIQQIQALGDYPTVDAIRMQPDHPDRDALRQKFLSEHTHAEDEVRLFVEGRGLFCLHIKSEVLQVTCETNDWISVPAGTRHWFDMGEKPCFCAVRFFNNPNGWVANFTGDPIAERHPML
- a CDS encoding precorrin-2 C(20)-methyltransferase; translation: MGVGPGDPELLTIAAVRALEQADVVAHPIGREGGTGMALTIAERWLKPEQQRLPLLFPMVAEASPRVDAWRSAADQLAQLVGEGFKVVLLCEGDVSLFATGSYVQLALRERHPDLPFRLIPGIPAVCAAAAAAPALGLDLPLAFQQEGFLMRPCPDSIRPLETLLQVAEENQTVLGLIKVGQRWPWVRTVLQRRNLLDQALFAQRVGWPDQWIARAAEVSEDTKPYFSLLLIRQSWPQVLP
- a CDS encoding DUF4079 family protein — its product is MLTPLQWLALAHPVLIILFVYPVIGATIRLGILARERRLQLNPIAATVPVEHAEHGRWATGGLLVAVLLAFTHALASGQASVALWSTTAVAAFVAAGSFVVLLRTRRLVPRLIGAWGCWLMLLLIALQPLPAAGAAFGEAMIWHSHTWGGLLLLALLLLTMAVQREIAARLWLRRMHVLVNVLVALLLATQSISGTRDLLLS